The Streptomyces sp. A2-16 sequence GCTCCCGGCGGTACCCGCCACCTGCCCCCGGGGCGAACTCCGGGGCGTCCGCACCAGGTTCGGGGCCGCGCTCGACCTCACCTGGAGCCCCACCGAAGCGACCGCGGTGCTGCGCCCCACGCGCACCCACCGCGTCGAACTGAGGACTTCCTCCGGCGCCGAACCGCTCGACCTCGTCGCCGGAGAAGACCACGTCATCCGTCTGGAGGCGTGGTAACCCCCCCCGCATTTCCCCCCACCCATGGAAAGGGACACCATGGCAAGCACCCTGCGCAAGATCACCATGGCCGTACTGGCCCCGGCGATGGCCATCGGCGCCACCGTCGGACTCGCCTCCGCCCCGGCCTCCGCCGCCGTCTGGAACACCTGCGACCAGTACGGCAACACGAGCCTGAACGGCTACACGCTCTACAACAACATCTGGGGCTCCGGCGCCGGCAGCCAGTGCATCTGGGCCAACTCCGGCACCAACTGGGGTGTCTGGGCCGACCACCCCAACACCGGCGGCATCAAGTCCTACCCCAACTCCAAGAAGGTGATCAACAAGTCGATCACCTCGCTGGGCTCGCTCTCCAGCAGCTACAACGTCTCGGTGCCGTCGTCCGGCGCGTACAACACCTCGTACGACATCTGGGACACCGACTACGACTACGAGATCATGCTCTGGGTCAACAAGACCGGAGCCGTCGGCCCGCTCGGCACCTCGCAGGGCAACGTGACGCTCGGCGGCCACACCTGGACCGTCTACAAGGGCACCAACGGCGCCAACGAGGTCTTCTCCTTCATCCGCACCTCCAACTCCACCTCCGGCACGGTCAGCATCCTGCCGATCCTGAAGTGGATCAAGGACACCAAGGGCTGGTTCGGCAACGAGACCATCGGCGACGTGCAGTTCGGCTACGAGGTCACCAGCTCGTCCGGCGGCCTGAACTTCACCACCAACAACCTGACCGTGAGCAGCAGTTGACCTGACCTTGAGGGAGCGTCGGGTTTGATGGGGACATGCGTACCACCACCCCCCTCCGACGTGCCCTGATCACCGTGACCGCGACCGCGGCCGTCGTGCTCACCGCGACGGGCACCGCGGTCGCGGTTCCGGTCCACGGCACCGCGGCGGCCCCCCACACCGCCGCACTCGCCCTGTCCCCCCTGCACTCCGTCGTCGGACTCGCCGCCGAACGCCTGGCCACCGCCGACCTGGTCGCCGCGGCCAAGTGGGGCACCGACAGCCCCATCGACGACCCCGCCCGCGAACAGCAGGTCCTCGACAACGTGGCCGCCCAGGCCCAGCAGCTCGGCGCGGACCCGGACGAGATCCGGGTCATCTTCCGCGACCAGATCGAGGCGAACAAGGTCGTCCAGCGGGGCCTGTTCCAGCGCTGGACCGACCACCCCGACCAGGCCCCGACGACCAAGCCGGACCTGACCGTCGTACGGCAGGAGATCAACCGGATCACCAGCGCGCTGGTCCAGGCCCTGGCCGACACCTCCGAGAACCGCGGCACCGTCGCGTGCCGTCCCGAACTGGCCCTGGCCGGCCTCCAGGTCCACCAGGAGGACCACCTGGACGCCCTGCACACCCGCGCCCTGATCCGCGCCCTGCCCTCCGTCTGCCGAGGCTGACCCCCGCACGACGAAGCGGCCGGCCCACCCCCGTGGGACCGGCCGCTTCGGTATGCCTACTCCGTCACCGGCAGCCGTGCCCCGTCCCGCAGGAACAGCGGGATGCGGTCCAGCGGCGCGTCGACGGTCACCGTCCTGCCGCCCTCGTACGTCTCACCGGTCCACGCGTCCGTCCAGGTCGCGCCCGCCGGGAGATAGGTCGTACGGGCCGTCGCGCCCGCCGTGAGCACCGGGGCGACCAGGAGGTCCGCGCCGAAGAGGTAGGCGTCGTCGACCGTCCACGTCGCCTGGTCCTCCGGGAACTCCAGGAACAGCGGCCGCATCGGAGTCAGGCCCTCCTCATGGGCCTCGCGCATGACCTTCAGGACATACGGCTTCAGACGCTCCCGCAGCCGCAGGTACTTCTCCATGATCGCGCCGGCCGCCTCCCCGTACGACCACACCTCGTTGGGTCCGCCCGTCATGTCGGGACCCAGCGGCATGCCCGGGTCACGGAAGCCGTGCAGCCGCATCAGCGGCGACAGCGTGCCGAACTGGAACCAGCGGACCATGACCTCGCGATACGCCGGGTCGTCCGGATCGCCGCCGTGGAAGCCGCCGATGTCCGTGTTCCACCAGGGGATCCCGGACATGGCCGTGTTGAGGCCCGCCGCGATCTGCTCGCGCAGAGTGGCGAAGTCGGTGCCGATGTCACCGGACCACAGGGCGGCGCCGTGACGCTGACTGCCCGCCCAGGCCGAGCGGTTGAGGGTGATGACCTCCTCGCCGGCGGCCGCCAGGCCCTCGTGGAAGGTGCGGGAGTTCTCCGCCGGGTACAGGTTGCCGACCTCCAGGCCGGGGCCCGCCCAGTACCGCAGGTTCTCCTGGAAGCCGGGCTTGAGCTCGGGCTCGCAGGCGTCCAGCCAGAACGCCGTGATGCCGTACGGCTCCAGGTAGTTCTCCTTCACGCGCGACCACATGAACTCCCGGGCCTCCGGGTTCGTCGCGTCGTAGAAGGCCACCTGGACGGTCGATGCGACCCCCTTGTCCGGCCAGTCGGCGTGGGCCATCGGGCCGTACTGGGTGCCGATGAACCAGCCGCGCTGCTCCATCAGGGAGTGGTTCTCGCTGAGCGGCGACACCGACGGCCAGACGCTGACCACCAACTTGATGCCCAGCTCCTCCAGTTCGCGGACCATCGCCGCCGGGTCGGGCCACTCGGCCGGGTCGAACTTCCACTCGCCGAGGTGCGTCCAGTGGAAGAAGTCGCAGACGATCGCCGAGATCGGCAGGCCCCGGCGTTTGTACTCCCGGGCCACGGAGAGGAGTTCGTCCTGGGTGCGGTAGCGCAGCTTGCACTGCCAGAAGCCCGCCGCCCACTCCGGCAGCATCGGAGTACGGCCGGTCACCGCGCTGTAGCGGCGCTGCCCGTCCGCCGGATCGCCCGCGGTGATCCAGTAGTCGATCTGGCGGGCCGAGTCGGCCACCCAGCGGGTGCCGTTGCGGGCGAGCTCCACCCGGCCGATCGCCGGGTTGTTCCACAGCAGGGTGTAACCGCGGCTGGACGCGAGGACCGGGATGGTGACCTCGGCGTTGCGCTGGACCAGGTCGAGGACCAGGCCCTTCTGGTCCAGCTTGCCGTGCTGGTGCTGGCCGAGGCCGTACAGCTTCTCGTCGTCGTAGGCGGCGAAGCGCTGCTCCAGACGGTGGTGGCCGTTGCCGACCGCCGTGTACAGGCGCGAGCCGGGCCACCAGAAGTGGGCGCGGGCCTCCGCGAGGAGCTCGGCCGAGTCCTCGGTGCGCAGGAAGCGCAGCTGCCCCTCGGCGTCGACGTGGACGGTCAGCGCGCCCACCGTCAACTGGCCTTCCCCGTCACCGATCTTGACCGTGCTCTCGGTGGCCGGCGGCTCGTCGAGCAGGGCGCCCGGCAGCCCCTGCAGGATCGGCCCGCCGAGCCGGGCGCGCACCCGTACCGCGTCCGGGCCCCAGGGCTCGACGCGCACGGTCTCCTGGCGCCCGCTCCACTCCAGCGCCCCGTCCCGCTCCCGGAACGTACCGAGGGTGGGGGACGACTGCGCGAGGCTGACCTTGGGCTGGATTTCGGCAGACTGATTCACGAGGAGTGCTCCTGAAGGAATGCAGACAGGGGCGTGCCGCACAGGAACGGAACGCGTGGTGGTGTGGTCCGGGGTGCGTGATGTCCGGACACGTGGTGTCAGGTGTGGGTGGTGTGCCGGTGTGCGTGGTGTCCGGGGCGGGAGCTGCTCAGGACGCCGAGGGCGCCGGGCCCGTGCTCGCCCGGACCGTCAACTCGGGTTCGATCAGGACGACTTCGTCCTCACCGCGGCCCTCCAGCTTGGCGACCAGCCGCTCCAGGGCGTGCCGGCCCATCTCCTGGGCGGGGATGGCGACCGACGTCAGCCGCACCGAGGCCTGGACGGCGACCTGTTCGGGGCAGATCGCGACCACCGAGACGTCCTCGGGGATGGCCCGGCCCTGCTGGCGCAGCAGTGCGAGCAGCGGTTCGACGGCCTGTTCGTTCTGCACGACGAAGCCCGTGGTGGACGGGCGCTCGTCGAGGATGCGGGCGAGCGTCACGGCCATCGCGTCGTACCCGCCCTCGCACGGCCGGTGCAGCAGCCGTACGCCCAACTCCCCGGCGCGCGACCGGAGTCCGTCCAAGGTGCGCTCGGCGAAACCGGTGTGCCGTTCGTAGACCGCGGGGGCCTCGCCGATGACAGCGATGTCGCGGTGACCGAGCTTCGCGAGATGCTCGACGCACAGGGCGCCGGTGGCCCGGAAGTCCAGATCGACACAGGTCAGCCCCGAGGTGTCGGCGGGGAGGCCGATGAGCACGGAGGGCTGGTCGGTGCCGCGCAGCAACGGCAGCCGCTCGTCGTCGAGTTCGACGTCCATCAGGATCATCGCGTCGGCGAGCCCGCTGCCGGTGACGCGTCGTACGGCGTCGGGACCCTCCTCGCCGGTGAGCAGCAGGACGTCGTACCCGTGCGTCCGGGCGTTGGTGGCCACCGCGATGGCGATCTCCATCATCACCGGCACGTACATGTCGGTGCGGAGCGGGATCATCAGCGCGATGATGTTCGACCGGCTGCTGGCGAGTGCGCGGGCGCCGGCGTTCGGGTGGTAGCCGAGTTCGCGGATGCTCTCCTCGACCCGCTGCCGGGTGCTCGTCGAGATGGACCGCTTGCCACTGAGGACATAGCTCACCGTGCTCGCCGAGACTCCGGCGTGCTGGGCGACCTCGGCGAGGGTGACCATCCAGCTCTCCAAGCTTTGTGAAGCGCTTCGACAGTGCGCAGTACGAACAGGTGCGGGTGGGGGTGGTTCGACAGTAGCTCCCCCGGGAGTGGGTGTCCATAGGTTGTCGAAGCGCTTCGACAGAGACTCGTGGCCGGGCGCCCCGCACAGACGGGACCGAAGCCGGCGGAGCCCCTCCGGCCTGGCCGTTCGCCCACTCGCCGGAGCGCGGCCTCCTGCCTACCACGACGGGCCGACAGCAGGCCATGGAACGGCACGGGGGAGTCCGGCGCCGGATGCCTGCCAGGTCGCCCACGCGACTGGACACCGCACCGCATTGCGTCGACATCGGCCGAACGGCCGCGCGAGGGGTGGTGACCTCGCCCGGGATCGGGTACATACGATCGGGTAGCACCCGTCGGTAACCATACGGCCCCCAAGATCCCGATTCACGACGAGGTGAGCCTGATGTCCGCACCGTCCACCAAGCCCGTCGTCACCGAGCGCGAGGCCCGCGAGGTGGCGGAGGCCGCCCGGGAGCAGGACTGGCGCAAGCCCAGCTTCGCCAAGGAACTCTTCCTCGGCCGATTCCGGCTCGACCTCATCCACCCCCACCCGATGCCCCCCGAGGAGGACGCCCGTCGCGGCGAGGAGTTCCTCGCCAAGCTCCGCGACTTCTGCGAGACCAAGGTGGACGGCGCCCTCATCGAACGCGAGGCCCGCATCCCCGACGACGTCGTGGGCGGCCTCAAGGAGCTCGGCGCCTTCGGCATGAAGATCGACCCCAAGTACGACGGCCTCGGCCTCACCCAGGTGTACTACAACAAGGCCCTGGCCCTCGTGGGCTCCGCGAGCCCCGCGATCGGCGTGCTGCTCTCCGCCCATCAGTCGATCGGCGTACCGCAGCCGCTGAAACTGTTCGGCACCCAGGAGCAGAAGGAGAAGTTCCTGCCCCGGTGCGCCCGCACCGACATCAGCGCCTTCCTCCTCACCGAACCCGACGTCGGCTCCGACCCGGCCCGCCTCGCCACCACCGCCGTACCGGACGGGGACGACTACATCCTCGACGGGGTGAAACTCTGGACCACCAACGGAGTGGTCGCCGACCTCCTCGTCGTCATGGCCCGCGTCCCGAAGTCCGAGGGACACAAGGGCGGCATCACCGCCTTCGTCGTCGAGACCGACTCACCCGGCGTCACCGTCGAGAACCGCAACGCCTTCATGGGCCTGCGCGGCATCGAGAACGGCGTCACCCGCTTCCACCAGGTCCGCGTCCCGGCCGCCAACCTCATCGGCAAGGAGGGTCAGGGCCTCAAGATCGCCCTGACCACCCTCAACACCGGCCGCCTCTCGCTGCCCGCCTCCTGCGTCGCCGCCGGCAAATGGTGCCTGAAGATCGCCCGCGAATGGTCCGCCGCCCGCGAGCAGTGGGGCAAGCCCATCGCCCACCACGAGGCCGTCGGCTCCAAGATCTCCTTCATCGCGGCGACCACCTTCGCCCTGGAGGCCGTCCTCGACCTGTCCTCCCAGATGGCCGACGAGAACCGCAACGACATCCGCATCGAGGGCGCCCTCGCCAAGCTCTACGCCTCCGAGATGGCCTGGCTCGTCGCCGACGAACTCGTCCAGATCCGCGGCGGCCGCGGCTTCGAGACCGCGGAATCGCTGCGAGCCCGCGGCGAGAAGGCCGTCCCCGCCGAACAGGTCCTGCGCGACCTGCGCATCAACCGCATCTTCGAGGGCTCCACGGAGATCATGCACCTCCTGATCGCCCGGGAGGCCGTCGACGCCCACCTGTCGGTGGCGGGCGACCTGATCGACCCCGACAAGTCCCTGTCCGACAAGGCGAAGGCCGGCGCGAACGCAGGCGTCTTCTACGCCAAATGGCTCCCGAAACTGGTCGCAGGACCGGGCCAACTGCCGAACTCCTACGCAGAGTTCAAACGCGAGGTCGACCTCTCGACGCACCTGCGCTACGTCGAACGCACCTCCCGCAAACTCGCCCGCTCCACCTTCTACGCCATGTCCCGCTGGCAGGGCCGCATGGAGACCAAACAGGGCTTCCTCGGCCGGATCGTCGACATCGGCGCCGAACTGTTCGCCATGAGCGCGGCCTGCGTACGCGCCGAACTGCTGTACACCACCGAAGCCCACGGCCGCGAGGCCTACCAGCTCGCCGACGCCTTCTGCCACCAGTCCCGCCTGCGCGTCGAGGAACTCTTCGGCCGCCTCTGGAACAACACCGACGAACAGGATCGCAAGGTCGTCAAGGGAGTCCTCTCCGGCACCTACACCTGGCTCGAGGACGGCATCGTCGACCCCTCCGGCGAAGGTGCCTGGATCGCCGACGCGACCCCCGGCCCCTCCGAGAAGGAGAACGTCCACCGGCCCGTCCGCTGACCCCTCACGACAGCGCGCCCCCCGAGAGAGGGACGCGCTGTCCTCCTACACCGCCCTTACGGCCACAATGGAGGGATGAGCGACAGTCCAGCCCCCCTCGCCGATCCGCACCTGGTCTACGACCCCGTCGCGGGCGACGGCCCCAAGGACGTGGTGATCCTCGGTTCCACCGGCTCGATCGGCACCCAGGCCATCGACCTCGTGCTGCGCAACCCCGACCGGTTCCGGGTGACCGCGCTCTCCGCCAACGGCGGACGTGTGGCGCTCCTCGCCGAGCAGGCGCACCGGCTGAGGGTGCGGACCGTCGCGGTCGCCCGCGAGGACGTCGTACCGCAGCTCCGCGAGGCGCTCAGCGCCCTGTACGGCACGGACGAACCGCTCCCCGAGATCCTCGCGGGACCGGACGCGGCCACACAGGCGGCCGCCTCCGACGCGCACACCGTCCTCAACGGCATCACCGGCTCCATCGGACTCGCCCCCACCCTCGCCGCCCTGGAGGCGGGCCGAACCCTCGCGCTCGCCAACAAGGAGTCGCTCATCGTGGGCGGCCCGCTGGTGAAGGCCCTCGCCAAGCCCGGGCAGATCATCCCCGTCGACTCCGAGCACGCGGCCCTCTTCCAGGCCCTGGCCTCCGGAACGCGGGCCGACGTGCGCAAGCTGGTCGTCACGGCCTCCGGCGGCCCCTTCCGCGGCCGCACCAAGGCCGAGCTCGCCCGGGTCACCGTCGAGGACGCCCTCGCCCACCCCACCTGGGCCATGGGACCAGTCATCACCATCAACTCCTCGACCCTCGTCAACAAGGGGCTCGAGGTCATCGAGGCACACCTCCTCTACGACATTCCCTTCGACCGCATTGAGGTGGTCGTGCATCCCCAGTCGTATGTCCACTCGATGGTTGAGTTCACTGACGGATCCACGATCGCCCAGGCGACGCCCCCCGACATGCGCGGGCCGATCGCCATCGGTCTCGGCTGGCCCGAGCGCGTCCCCGACGCGGCGCCCGCCTTCGACTGGAGCAAGGCGTCCACCTGGGAGTTCTTCCCGCTCGACAACGAAGCGTTTCCCTCGGTCAACCTTGCGAGACACGTGGGACAGCTCGCGGGCACGGCCCCGGCGGTGTTCAATGCCGCCAACGAGGAGTGCGTGGAGGCCTTCCGGGCCGGCGCGCTGCCGTACCTCGGGATCATGGAGACCGTGACCCGGGTGGTGGACGAGCACGGCACCCCGAGCAGGGGAACCTCGCTCACCGTCGCGGACGTCCTCGAAGCGGAGACCTGGGCGCGGACCCGGGCCCGGGAACTGACGGCACAGACGGCGGAGGCCCGTGCATGACGACCCTGATGTTCATCCTCGGCATAGGGCTCTTCGCCTTCGGCCTCCTGGTGTCGATCGCGTGGCACGAGCTGGGGCACCTGTCCTTCGCCAAGCTCTTCGGCATCCGCGTGCCGCAGTACATGGTCGGCTTCGGCCCGACCATCTGGTCGCGGAAGAAGGGCGAGACGGAGTACGGCATCAAGGCCGTCCCCTTCGGCGGCTACATCCGCATGATCGGCATGTTCCCGCCCGGCGACGACGGCCGCATAAGCGCCCGCTCGACGTCCCCCTGGCGCGGCATGATCGAGGACGCCCGCTCGGCCGCCTTCGAGGAGCTCCAGCCCGGCGACGAGAAGCGCCTCTTCTACACCCGTAAGCCCTGGAAACGCGTCATCGTCATGTTCGCGGGCCCCTTCGCGAACCTGGTCCTCGCGGTCGCGCTGTTCCTCACGGTCCTCATGGGCTTCGGCATCTCCCAGCAGACCAACACGGTCAGCTCGGTCTCCAAGTGCGTGATCGCCCAGAGCCAGAACCGCGAGACCTGCAAGGCCTCCGACCCCGCCTCCCCGGCGGCCGCCGCCGGCCTCAAGGCGGGCGACAAGATCATCGCGTTCAACGGCGTGAAGACGGACGACTGGAACAAACTCTCCGACCTGATCCGCGCCAACCCCGACAAGAGGGTCCCGATCGTCGTCGACCGGGACGGCAAGGACGTCACCCTGACGGCGAAGATCGCCTCCAACCAGGTCGCCAAGAAGGACTCCAGCGGTCAGTACGTCCAGGGCGAGTACGTCACCGCCGGCTTCCTCGGCTTCAGCGCCGCCACCGGCGTCGTCAAGCAGGACTTCGGCGACTCCGTGGTGTGGATGGGCGACCGCGTCGGCGAGGCCGTCGACTCCCTCGCCGCCCTCCCCGGCAAGATCCCGGCCCTGTGGAACGCGGCCTTCGACGACGCCCCGCGCGAACCGGACTCCCCGATGGGCGTGGTCGGCGCGGCGCGGGTCGGCGGCGAGATCTTCACCCTCGACATCCCGCCCACCCAGCAGCTCGCGATGGCGCTGATGCTGGTGGCGGGCTTCAACCTCTCCCTCTTCCTCTTCAACATGCTCCCGCTGCTCCCCCTGGACGGCGGCCACATCGCGGGCGCCCTGTGGGAGTCCCTGCGCCGCAACCTGGCCAAGGTCCTCAAGCGCCCGGACCCGGGCCCGTTCGACGTGGCGAAGCTGATGCCGGTGGCCTACGTGGTGGCGGGCATCTTCATCTGCTTTACCTTGCTGGTCCTCGTCGCCGATGTAGTTAATCCGGTCAGGATCAGCTGAAAAGCGGTCACTTCCTATCAAGATATCAATATGCCTCGCCTTTCATCCGCGTAGCTCACACGGGTGAAAGGCGAGGCTTATTCGTACGGAGTAGGTGCGGACTTCGTACGTTCTTGCTGTTCATGGGCGACCCCAGCGGTGCGCGAACACCCTGGGGTCTGGCCAGTCTCGAAGGGACTGACATGCAGCAAGGTACTGCGCCGAGCGCAGAAGACAAGGGCAAGGGCTCCGAGGCACTCGCCGTCGCCGCGTACATGCGGGTCTCGACAGCGGAGCAGATGAGAAGGTATGGAATCCCCGCTCAAGCCGACGCCACTCGGACGTTCGTGGAGAGGCGTTCGAATTGGCGACTCGCGGGCTCCTGGGAGGACCTCGGCGAATCAGGCGCGACAACTTCGAGGCCTGGGCTGAACGAGCTGCTCGCGGAAATCGCCGTAGGCCGGGTCGACGTCGTACTCGTGTCCAGCCTTGACCGTCTGGGGCGTACCGAAGCCGCCATCTGGCGCTGCCTCTGGCAGATCGAGGATGCCGGGGCGGGACTTGAGTGCTGTGACCGGGTTCTGGGGGAACCGGGACTCGACAGGTGGCTCACGCTCGACCGGCTGGCCCGGGCGGTAGAGGCGGATTACTGCCGTATCGTCACCCGAACCCAGTCAGGTCGGCAGCTCAAGGCAGTTGGCGGCGGTTGGCCGGGCGGTCCCGCTCCCTTT is a genomic window containing:
- a CDS encoding acyl-CoA dehydrogenase family protein, whose translation is MSAPSTKPVVTEREAREVAEAAREQDWRKPSFAKELFLGRFRLDLIHPHPMPPEEDARRGEEFLAKLRDFCETKVDGALIEREARIPDDVVGGLKELGAFGMKIDPKYDGLGLTQVYYNKALALVGSASPAIGVLLSAHQSIGVPQPLKLFGTQEQKEKFLPRCARTDISAFLLTEPDVGSDPARLATTAVPDGDDYILDGVKLWTTNGVVADLLVVMARVPKSEGHKGGITAFVVETDSPGVTVENRNAFMGLRGIENGVTRFHQVRVPAANLIGKEGQGLKIALTTLNTGRLSLPASCVAAGKWCLKIAREWSAAREQWGKPIAHHEAVGSKISFIAATTFALEAVLDLSSQMADENRNDIRIEGALAKLYASEMAWLVADELVQIRGGRGFETAESLRARGEKAVPAEQVLRDLRINRIFEGSTEIMHLLIAREAVDAHLSVAGDLIDPDKSLSDKAKAGANAGVFYAKWLPKLVAGPGQLPNSYAEFKREVDLSTHLRYVERTSRKLARSTFYAMSRWQGRMETKQGFLGRIVDIGAELFAMSAACVRAELLYTTEAHGREAYQLADAFCHQSRLRVEELFGRLWNNTDEQDRKVVKGVLSGTYTWLEDGIVDPSGEGAWIADATPGPSEKENVHRPVR
- a CDS encoding glycoside hydrolase family 31 protein: MNQSAEIQPKVSLAQSSPTLGTFRERDGALEWSGRQETVRVEPWGPDAVRVRARLGGPILQGLPGALLDEPPATESTVKIGDGEGQLTVGALTVHVDAEGQLRFLRTEDSAELLAEARAHFWWPGSRLYTAVGNGHHRLEQRFAAYDDEKLYGLGQHQHGKLDQKGLVLDLVQRNAEVTIPVLASSRGYTLLWNNPAIGRVELARNGTRWVADSARQIDYWITAGDPADGQRRYSAVTGRTPMLPEWAAGFWQCKLRYRTQDELLSVAREYKRRGLPISAIVCDFFHWTHLGEWKFDPAEWPDPAAMVRELEELGIKLVVSVWPSVSPLSENHSLMEQRGWFIGTQYGPMAHADWPDKGVASTVQVAFYDATNPEAREFMWSRVKENYLEPYGITAFWLDACEPELKPGFQENLRYWAGPGLEVGNLYPAENSRTFHEGLAAAGEEVITLNRSAWAGSQRHGAALWSGDIGTDFATLREQIAAGLNTAMSGIPWWNTDIGGFHGGDPDDPAYREVMVRWFQFGTLSPLMRLHGFRDPGMPLGPDMTGGPNEVWSYGEAAGAIMEKYLRLRERLKPYVLKVMREAHEEGLTPMRPLFLEFPEDQATWTVDDAYLFGADLLVAPVLTAGATARTTYLPAGATWTDAWTGETYEGGRTVTVDAPLDRIPLFLRDGARLPVTE
- a CDS encoding site-2 protease family protein; amino-acid sequence: MFILGIGLFAFGLLVSIAWHELGHLSFAKLFGIRVPQYMVGFGPTIWSRKKGETEYGIKAVPFGGYIRMIGMFPPGDDGRISARSTSPWRGMIEDARSAAFEELQPGDEKRLFYTRKPWKRVIVMFAGPFANLVLAVALFLTVLMGFGISQQTNTVSSVSKCVIAQSQNRETCKASDPASPAAAAGLKAGDKIIAFNGVKTDDWNKLSDLIRANPDKRVPIVVDRDGKDVTLTAKIASNQVAKKDSSGQYVQGEYVTAGFLGFSAATGVVKQDFGDSVVWMGDRVGEAVDSLAALPGKIPALWNAAFDDAPREPDSPMGVVGAARVGGEIFTLDIPPTQQLAMALMLVAGFNLSLFLFNMLPLLPLDGGHIAGALWESLRRNLAKVLKRPDPGPFDVAKLMPVAYVVAGIFICFTLLVLVADVVNPVRIS
- the dxr gene encoding 1-deoxy-D-xylulose-5-phosphate reductoisomerase — translated: MSDSPAPLADPHLVYDPVAGDGPKDVVILGSTGSIGTQAIDLVLRNPDRFRVTALSANGGRVALLAEQAHRLRVRTVAVAREDVVPQLREALSALYGTDEPLPEILAGPDAATQAAASDAHTVLNGITGSIGLAPTLAALEAGRTLALANKESLIVGGPLVKALAKPGQIIPVDSEHAALFQALASGTRADVRKLVVTASGGPFRGRTKAELARVTVEDALAHPTWAMGPVITINSSTLVNKGLEVIEAHLLYDIPFDRIEVVVHPQSYVHSMVEFTDGSTIAQATPPDMRGPIAIGLGWPERVPDAAPAFDWSKASTWEFFPLDNEAFPSVNLARHVGQLAGTAPAVFNAANEECVEAFRAGALPYLGIMETVTRVVDEHGTPSRGTSLTVADVLEAETWARTRARELTAQTAEARA
- a CDS encoding LacI family DNA-binding transcriptional regulator, yielding MVTLAEVAQHAGVSASTVSYVLSGKRSISTSTRQRVEESIRELGYHPNAGARALASSRSNIIALMIPLRTDMYVPVMMEIAIAVATNARTHGYDVLLLTGEEGPDAVRRVTGSGLADAMILMDVELDDERLPLLRGTDQPSVLIGLPADTSGLTCVDLDFRATGALCVEHLAKLGHRDIAVIGEAPAVYERHTGFAERTLDGLRSRAGELGVRLLHRPCEGGYDAMAVTLARILDERPSTTGFVVQNEQAVEPLLALLRQQGRAIPEDVSVVAICPEQVAVQASVRLTSVAIPAQEMGRHALERLVAKLEGRGEDEVVLIEPELTVRASTGPAPSAS
- a CDS encoding chorismate mutase; this translates as MRTTTPLRRALITVTATAAVVLTATGTAVAVPVHGTAAAPHTAALALSPLHSVVGLAAERLATADLVAAAKWGTDSPIDDPAREQQVLDNVAAQAQQLGADPDEIRVIFRDQIEANKVVQRGLFQRWTDHPDQAPTTKPDLTVVRQEINRITSALVQALADTSENRGTVACRPELALAGLQVHQEDHLDALHTRALIRALPSVCRG